Proteins encoded by one window of Filimonas effusa:
- the gltX gene encoding glutamate--tRNA ligase: MSNKKVRVRFAPSPTGGLHLGGVRTVLFNYLFAKKQGGDFILRIEDTDQTRFVAGAEEYITETLRWCGLEADEGPHKGGNYGPYRQSERKPLYRQYAEQLIKNGQAYYAFDTPEELEAMRQQYKTAENPSPQYNHQLRAHMRNSLSLDEAAVAKLLEENTPYVVRIKMPDNETVQFTDMIRGDIQFNTSQSDDKVLLKADGMPTYHLAVVVDDHLMEISHAFRGEEWLPSAPVHILLWKYLFGLDQMPQWAHLPLILGPDSSKLSKRHGNKYGFPIFAMNWTDPRTQDFTEGFRERGFLPEAFINMLALMGWNDGSGQELFSLQELTERFDISRVNHSGAIFDFEKAKWFNHEWIKKQPVEKWQAGVKALFDKEGIAVGNDATFTKVLELVKDRCTLLTDFIPQASFFFKAPAEIDTASIQPKWNEQKQLFFAELTRAFELAATWDHDTLEKEFKEMAAAHQIKPGELMLPLRIMLVGGKFGPGVFDIASIIGKEATIARMKHTLELLKQA; this comes from the coding sequence ATGAGCAACAAAAAAGTCAGGGTTCGTTTTGCCCCCTCTCCCACCGGGGGTTTACACCTGGGAGGTGTAAGAACCGTTTTATTCAACTACCTGTTTGCCAAAAAACAAGGTGGCGATTTTATTCTCAGGATTGAAGATACCGATCAAACCCGCTTTGTAGCAGGCGCAGAGGAATATATTACAGAAACCCTCAGATGGTGTGGACTGGAAGCCGATGAAGGACCGCACAAAGGAGGCAACTACGGCCCCTACCGCCAGAGCGAGCGGAAACCACTTTACCGCCAGTATGCCGAACAGCTGATCAAGAACGGGCAGGCTTATTATGCTTTCGATACGCCCGAAGAGCTCGAAGCAATGCGCCAGCAATACAAAACCGCAGAAAACCCTTCCCCGCAATACAACCACCAGCTGCGCGCCCATATGCGTAACTCTTTGTCGTTAGACGAAGCGGCCGTAGCAAAGCTGCTCGAAGAAAATACGCCCTACGTAGTGCGTATTAAAATGCCCGACAATGAAACGGTACAGTTCACCGATATGATCCGCGGCGATATCCAGTTCAATACCTCGCAGTCCGACGATAAAGTATTACTGAAAGCCGATGGCATGCCTACCTATCACCTCGCAGTGGTAGTAGATGACCACCTGATGGAAATAAGCCATGCCTTCCGCGGCGAAGAATGGCTGCCCAGTGCACCGGTACATATCCTGCTTTGGAAATACCTGTTTGGCTTAGACCAGATGCCACAATGGGCACACCTGCCGCTGATACTGGGGCCCGACAGCTCAAAACTAAGCAAACGTCATGGCAACAAATATGGCTTCCCCATTTTCGCCATGAACTGGACCGACCCGCGTACACAGGACTTCACAGAAGGATTCCGTGAAAGAGGATTCCTCCCCGAAGCATTCATCAATATGCTGGCGCTGATGGGCTGGAACGATGGCAGCGGACAGGAACTCTTCAGCTTGCAGGAACTTACAGAACGCTTCGATATCAGTCGTGTAAATCATAGCGGCGCCATCTTCGATTTCGAGAAAGCAAAATGGTTCAACCACGAATGGATTAAAAAACAGCCGGTAGAAAAATGGCAGGCCGGCGTAAAAGCATTATTCGATAAAGAGGGTATTGCTGTTGGCAACGACGCAACTTTCACTAAAGTACTGGAACTGGTAAAAGACCGCTGTACTTTACTGACAGACTTCATTCCACAGGCATCTTTCTTCTTCAAAGCGCCTGCCGAAATTGATACTGCTTCTATTCAACCTAAATGGAATGAGCAGAAACAGCTTTTCTTTGCCGAACTCACCCGCGCATTTGAACTGGCAGCCACCTGGGATCACGACACGCTGGAAAAAGAATTCAAGGAAATGGCGGCGGCTCACCAGATCAAACCAGGTGAATTAATGCTGCCGCTGCGTATTATGCTCGTTGGCGGCAAATTCGGCCCCGGTGTATTCGATATCGCATCCATCATAGGTAAGGAAGCAACGATAGCCCGTATGAAGCATACGCTGGAGCTGCTGAAACAGGCATAA
- a CDS encoding RagB/SusD family nutrient uptake outer membrane protein has product MKQTFILLNTLLLVALLSSCNKFLEVKPKGIVIPEKLEDYENILNSREIAFSFAPELLYCTDDFYETFDALNITTVANAYYWRPGLDPNEKENPAVWGDLYKSVYHTNVIINNVLNASGGSEERKQSVLGEAWLVRADNYFTLLTIFAKAYDPATAAQDPGIPMVTSTDVTAAVPQRASVQTVLDTIISNLKRAALYMPTSNINRYRGTRYAAYGMLSRVYSYMHLYKEAGEYAAKALEAQHAILDLNNYADGYDMPDTDLRSDILWQRGSNNYSIPTFLLLSDELKTLFNNNDMRTLLFTDTNNNGVIWLAPSGWANFGITFQEMYLSRAEALARDNDKDGAMTIINNLRKKRIKPAAWTALPASTAEEALQLVLAERRRELAFGGLRWMDMKRLDQEGRMPEVKRVNRTTHVIEATLPPHGAGYVFEIPARVQQFNPGIQLNNR; this is encoded by the coding sequence ATGAAACAAACGTTTATACTATTAAATACATTGTTACTGGTTGCGCTATTAAGCTCCTGTAATAAATTCCTGGAAGTAAAGCCCAAGGGCATTGTGATACCTGAGAAACTGGAGGATTATGAAAATATCCTCAATTCCCGCGAAATTGCTTTTTCCTTTGCACCGGAATTACTCTATTGTACCGATGATTTCTATGAAACCTTCGATGCATTGAATATTACTACTGTTGCCAACGCCTACTACTGGCGGCCCGGGCTCGATCCTAACGAAAAAGAAAATCCGGCGGTATGGGGCGACCTGTACAAGAGTGTATATCATACCAATGTCATCATCAACAATGTACTGAATGCTTCCGGCGGATCTGAGGAGCGTAAGCAGTCGGTATTGGGGGAGGCATGGCTGGTGCGTGCAGACAACTATTTTACCCTGCTCACCATCTTTGCAAAAGCCTATGATCCTGCTACTGCCGCCCAGGATCCTGGTATCCCTATGGTAACCAGTACCGATGTTACTGCTGCTGTTCCTCAAAGGGCTTCTGTTCAAACGGTGCTGGATACCATCATCAGCAACCTGAAGCGGGCTGCCTTGTACATGCCAACGTCAAATATCAACAGGTATCGCGGAACCCGGTATGCTGCCTATGGTATGTTAAGCAGGGTATATTCCTATATGCATTTGTATAAAGAGGCGGGCGAATATGCCGCCAAAGCGCTGGAAGCACAGCATGCCATCCTCGACCTGAACAATTACGCCGATGGGTATGATATGCCCGATACCGACCTGCGCAGCGATATCCTGTGGCAACGTGGATCCAATAACTACTCTATTCCCACATTCCTGTTATTGTCTGATGAACTGAAAACGTTGTTTAACAATAACGACATGCGTACGTTGTTATTCACCGATACCAATAACAACGGTGTGATATGGCTGGCGCCCTCGGGCTGGGCCAACTTTGGTATTACCTTCCAGGAAATGTACCTGTCGCGTGCCGAAGCGCTGGCGCGTGATAATGATAAGGACGGCGCCATGACCATCATCAATAACCTGCGCAAGAAAAGAATAAAGCCTGCTGCGTGGACGGCTTTGCCGGCTTCCACTGCCGAAGAGGCCTTGCAACTGGTACTGGCAGAACGCCGCCGTGAACTGGCTTTTGGAGGCCTGCGCTGGATGGATATGAAACGCCTTGACCAGGAAGGCCGTATGCCTGAAGTAAAAAGAGTGAACCGCACAACCCATGTCATTGAAGCTACATTACCACCGCACGGCGCTGGTTATGTATTTGAAATCCCTGCAAGAGTACAGCAGTTCAATCCCGGTATTCAATTAAACAACAGGTAG
- a CDS encoding tetratricopeptide repeat-containing sensor histidine kinase has product MKTSWNRQEKMMVGVMACLLGLWLLISCSHKKQNEHERVSVNITRQFDTLDIKIGYFADAPRNQYDSAYFYADSLIRLMAPFSNSREYNLLYARSFVRKADLFLFEKRFEEACLYLFMARKSLLSEADSCVYAQLKSTISGRLANISYSQGRYFEAISSHLASLKFLESCGSGFFRFYTIQGTLDNLGLCYSALHQPDSALYFYNKALDFLNKEGPAFPDRRHFIEVAKAVVYGNQGTAWLMKGDTLKAEQAFIRNISINGQKDYAEQDALITRVKLAALYIAGNRFAAADSLLSFIDSSAIPLPAPGQLRILKMKAERENKKGNYRQAHEDLLKYIQGKNALDSANIGLMHANLQQGLDALHQRYEVQAMQRKTELSKAWLFIVLLSLLITSAVLYFTIKSRKAARLHAEESQRHGKQLEMVLEAVEKSNHEYAQLLRVVAHDLKNPLSVIYMLTELMTVQEGKPAEDLEMLQLIRGASTNMNTIIRDLLQSKSQVENNVRRERTDLPLLLRQSVDLLKYRANKKQQRLVVDAGPACAVYVNYEEIWRVINNLLVNAIKFSNEKGLIRVNWDIKDSAVVIQIEDDGIGVPLDMQERIFDQLTQAQRTGTSGEQPFGMGLYISRRIVEAHNGRIWLESTEGKGSIFFVSLPVDTSGIAAT; this is encoded by the coding sequence ATGAAAACTTCCTGGAACAGACAGGAAAAGATGATGGTAGGGGTGATGGCCTGTCTGTTGGGTTTGTGGTTGTTAATATCGTGTTCGCATAAAAAGCAGAATGAACATGAAAGAGTGTCTGTTAATATTACCCGGCAGTTCGATACGCTGGATATTAAAATAGGGTATTTTGCCGACGCTCCCCGCAACCAGTACGATTCCGCTTATTTTTATGCAGATAGTCTTATCAGGCTGATGGCCCCTTTTAGTAACTCCCGGGAATATAATCTGTTATATGCACGTTCGTTTGTAAGGAAGGCGGATCTTTTTTTATTTGAAAAGCGTTTTGAAGAAGCTTGTCTTTACCTGTTTATGGCGAGGAAGAGTTTACTTTCTGAAGCCGATTCCTGTGTGTATGCGCAATTGAAGTCGACCATTAGCGGGCGTCTTGCCAATATCAGTTATTCCCAGGGGCGGTATTTTGAGGCTATCAGCAGTCATCTTGCTTCACTTAAATTTCTGGAAAGTTGTGGCAGCGGTTTTTTCAGATTTTACACTATCCAGGGGACGCTTGACAATCTTGGTCTTTGTTATAGCGCCCTGCATCAACCAGATAGTGCGCTTTATTTTTATAATAAAGCGTTGGATTTTTTAAATAAGGAAGGGCCGGCTTTTCCTGACCGCAGGCATTTTATAGAAGTGGCGAAAGCGGTAGTATATGGCAACCAGGGCACTGCCTGGCTGATGAAAGGTGATACTTTAAAAGCAGAGCAGGCGTTTATCCGTAATATATCTATCAATGGCCAGAAAGACTACGCAGAGCAGGATGCGCTGATCACGAGAGTAAAACTGGCAGCGCTTTATATTGCGGGCAACCGGTTTGCTGCGGCCGACAGCCTGCTTTCATTTATAGACAGTTCTGCCATTCCTCTGCCGGCGCCCGGGCAGCTGCGAATATTGAAGATGAAGGCTGAGCGGGAAAACAAAAAAGGCAATTACAGGCAGGCGCACGAGGATCTGCTGAAGTATATACAGGGGAAGAATGCGCTGGATAGCGCCAATATTGGACTCATGCATGCTAATTTACAACAGGGGCTGGATGCGTTGCATCAGCGTTATGAGGTACAGGCGATGCAACGGAAGACAGAACTTAGTAAAGCATGGCTTTTTATCGTTCTGCTTTCTCTTCTCATCACCTCAGCTGTGTTGTACTTTACCATCAAAAGCCGGAAAGCAGCGAGGCTGCATGCGGAAGAATCGCAACGGCACGGAAAGCAGCTGGAAATGGTGCTGGAGGCCGTTGAAAAAAGTAATCATGAGTATGCACAATTGCTGAGGGTGGTAGCGCATGATCTTAAAAATCCACTAAGCGTTATCTATATGCTGACGGAGCTGATGACCGTTCAGGAGGGTAAACCTGCGGAAGACCTGGAAATGCTGCAGCTTATAAGAGGCGCCAGTACTAATATGAACACCATTATCAGGGACCTGTTACAGTCTAAATCGCAGGTTGAAAACAATGTGAGGAGAGAAAGAACTGATTTGCCGCTGTTGTTAAGGCAAAGTGTTGACCTGCTGAAGTACCGGGCCAATAAAAAGCAACAGCGCCTGGTTGTAGATGCTGGTCCTGCATGCGCGGTTTATGTGAACTACGAAGAGATCTGGCGGGTGATCAATAACCTGCTGGTAAATGCTATTAAGTTCAGTAATGAAAAAGGGCTTATCCGCGTAAACTGGGATATAAAAGATAGTGCGGTCGTTATCCAGATAGAGGATGATGGGATTGGGGTGCCATTGGATATGCAGGAGCGGATCTTCGACCAATTGACACAGGCGCAGCGTACGGGAACTTCGGGTGAGCAGCCGTTTGGGATGGGCTTGTATATATCCCGGAGGATAGTAGAAGCCCATAATGGACGTATATGGCTTGAAAGTACGGAAGGGAAGGGAAGTATCTTCTTTGTATCGCTTCCTGTAGACACCAGCGGCATAGCTGCAACATAA
- a CDS encoding polysaccharide deacetylase family protein: MYLVKTPWWLRKLYPTLTWQLPGDEKVLYLTFDDGPHETATPFILDCLRSYNAKGTFFCIGKNVQQHPSIYRRIIEEGHNVGNHTHNHLNGWKTRDREYMDNINQAASYIDSRLFRPPYGRIGRFQANFLQQVQQPPYQVIMWSVLSGDFDVKISPEQCLKNVILSATPGSIIVFHDSTKAWERMKYALPGTLEHFAAQGFAFRSINGAGFNF; encoded by the coding sequence ATGTACCTCGTTAAAACGCCTTGGTGGCTTCGCAAACTCTACCCCACCCTTACCTGGCAGTTGCCGGGTGATGAGAAAGTGCTTTACCTCACTTTCGACGATGGTCCGCATGAAACAGCCACTCCCTTTATACTCGACTGTCTCCGGAGCTATAATGCCAAAGGAACATTTTTCTGTATAGGCAAAAATGTACAACAGCATCCCTCTATTTATCGCCGGATCATAGAAGAAGGGCATAACGTTGGCAACCATACCCATAATCACCTGAACGGCTGGAAGACCAGGGACAGGGAATACATGGACAATATTAACCAGGCGGCCAGTTATATCGACAGCCGTCTTTTCCGCCCTCCTTACGGCCGTATAGGCCGTTTTCAGGCCAACTTCCTGCAACAGGTGCAGCAACCTCCTTACCAGGTGATCATGTGGAGCGTGCTCAGTGGTGATTTCGATGTTAAAATTTCGCCTGAGCAATGTCTGAAAAACGTTATACTTTCTGCCACACCCGGTAGTATCATTGTTTTTCATGACAGTACAAAGGCCTGGGAGAGAATGAAATATGCTTTGCCGGGCACCTTGGAGCATTTTGCCGCGCAGGGTTTTGCATTCAGAAGTATAAACGGGGCTGGTTTTAATTTCTGA
- the dinB gene encoding DNA polymerase IV, producing MRYIAHFDLDSFFVSVEVLNDPSLQGKAVLVGGSSDRGVVAACSYAARKYGVHSAMPMKKALQLCPHAIVLKGSRGEYSRYSRMVTEIIAGKAPLFEKASIDEFYIELDGMDKYFDPYQWTIALRQEIIDKTKLPISFGLATNKMVAKIATDEAKPNGYLFVQPGMEQLFLAPLAVNKIPGVGKRTFDVLQSLSIKTIGDILKYSAVQLEKKLGKYGLELHEKAQGIHHGVVTSFHEAKSVSTESTFHENTADTDFLLSQLVRMTERVAFELRHDEKVAGCIAVKIRYPDFTTTSKQVTIPYTFRDDELIPMAIDLFHKLYKPGMQVRLLGVRLTDLTTNAMQTNLFDDTARKAGLYKAIDDVKNKFGTNALNKAGGMKKKG from the coding sequence ATGCGATATATAGCCCATTTTGACCTCGACTCATTTTTTGTGAGCGTGGAAGTGTTGAATGATCCTTCTTTACAAGGGAAGGCAGTGTTGGTGGGTGGTTCCAGCGACAGGGGGGTGGTGGCTGCCTGCAGTTATGCGGCGCGTAAATACGGCGTGCATAGTGCGATGCCTATGAAGAAGGCTTTGCAGCTTTGTCCGCATGCCATAGTTTTAAAAGGGAGCAGGGGAGAGTACAGCCGGTATTCGCGAATGGTAACAGAAATTATTGCGGGGAAGGCGCCTCTTTTTGAAAAGGCTTCGATCGATGAGTTTTATATCGAGCTGGATGGGATGGATAAATATTTCGATCCTTACCAGTGGACGATAGCGTTGCGGCAGGAGATCATCGATAAAACGAAGCTGCCTATTTCGTTTGGGCTGGCTACCAATAAGATGGTGGCGAAAATAGCGACCGATGAAGCGAAGCCTAATGGATATTTATTTGTTCAGCCGGGGATGGAGCAATTGTTCCTGGCGCCGCTTGCGGTGAATAAGATCCCCGGTGTTGGCAAGCGGACGTTTGATGTGCTGCAATCGTTAAGCATTAAAACTATCGGAGATATACTTAAGTATAGTGCGGTTCAATTGGAGAAAAAGCTGGGTAAGTATGGTCTGGAGCTGCATGAGAAGGCACAGGGGATCCATCATGGCGTAGTGACTTCCTTCCATGAGGCGAAGTCGGTTTCTACGGAAAGCACCTTTCATGAAAATACAGCCGATACTGATTTTTTACTATCGCAGCTGGTGAGGATGACGGAGCGTGTTGCTTTTGAGTTGCGGCATGATGAAAAGGTGGCCGGATGTATTGCGGTGAAGATCCGTTATCCCGATTTTACCACTACGTCGAAGCAGGTGACCATTCCCTATACTTTTCGTGATGATGAGCTGATACCCATGGCGATAGACTTGTTTCACAAATTATATAAACCTGGTATGCAGGTGCGGCTGCTGGGGGTGCGGCTGACGGATCTTACAACGAATGCGATGCAGACGAATTTGTTTGACGATACGGCGCGCAAGGCAGGGTTGTATAAGGCGATAGATGATGTGAAGAACAAGTTTGGGACAAATGCGTTAAATAAGGCGGGCGGGATGAAAAAGAAAGGGTGA
- a CDS encoding TlpA family protein disulfide reductase, with protein MNKWINTMAALCFSGAAIAQMAPTVFSGQLKTPANTPLHLKHLDGTDISIPVNEKGAFKVTLPAVTPGFYSAEAIGTVYLRPGLQLNAAIGKDGAYIFTGNGARENNLVKQLKAALPAFLPQAEEGFTQEVYMMEVPLFLQKLNAFEQYGRTAIAEIQDTFYRSVAIKNLYFFCNDLLNNYSLYYGTDLKKQEAFYKLMQSPEKKDSTFSAKLHKAYEDSRVKKLDSTQKKMLDQRLYNDWKADDAVLFRNSQYYRMAVSNNITHLMYTKYMKGMSADAGRERQMLLQRQIAMENIPDEWIKGYYNHSFTANALKMVQDSAKREKIYRDFLAGNSTPEQREDIKKIYNNAVAYSDNNAAPDFIYTSVKGEKVSLKSLRGKYVYIDVWATWCGPCKAEIPHLTKVEEDYHGRNISFVSLSVDQPGDKNKWVDYVNGHQLKGIQLMADKAFDSEFIQKFNINAIPRFILISPEGKIISADAKRPSDPQLRTQLNALL; from the coding sequence ATGAATAAATGGATAAACACAATGGCGGCCCTTTGCTTTTCCGGGGCTGCCATCGCCCAAATGGCGCCAACGGTATTTAGTGGCCAGCTGAAAACGCCTGCTAACACACCGTTACATCTCAAACATCTGGATGGTACCGATATCAGCATCCCGGTAAATGAAAAGGGGGCTTTTAAAGTAACGCTGCCGGCAGTTACCCCGGGCTTTTATTCAGCGGAAGCCATAGGTACTGTTTATCTCAGGCCGGGCCTGCAATTGAATGCTGCTATAGGAAAAGATGGCGCCTATATATTTACCGGTAACGGTGCCCGTGAAAACAACCTGGTGAAACAACTTAAGGCCGCCTTACCTGCTTTTTTGCCCCAGGCGGAAGAGGGATTTACCCAGGAAGTTTATATGATGGAAGTACCACTGTTCCTGCAGAAATTAAACGCCTTTGAACAGTATGGACGTACAGCCATTGCTGAAATACAGGATACATTCTACCGCTCCGTTGCAATTAAAAACCTTTATTTTTTCTGTAACGACCTGCTCAATAACTACTCTCTTTATTACGGAACCGATTTAAAGAAACAAGAAGCGTTCTATAAGCTCATGCAGTCGCCCGAGAAAAAAGACAGCACCTTTAGTGCGAAACTGCACAAAGCTTATGAAGATAGCCGCGTAAAAAAACTGGACAGCACACAGAAGAAGATGCTGGATCAGCGGCTTTATAACGACTGGAAAGCAGATGATGCTGTTCTTTTTCGTAATTCGCAGTATTACCGCATGGCTGTGTCTAATAATATAACGCACCTGATGTACACAAAGTATATGAAAGGGATGAGCGCAGATGCAGGCAGGGAACGGCAGATGCTATTACAACGGCAGATTGCTATGGAAAATATCCCTGACGAATGGATCAAAGGATATTACAATCATAGCTTCACTGCCAATGCCCTGAAGATGGTACAGGATAGTGCTAAACGAGAAAAGATCTACAGAGATTTTCTGGCTGGTAACAGTACGCCGGAACAAAGAGAGGATATAAAAAAGATCTACAATAATGCAGTAGCTTATTCTGATAATAATGCCGCACCGGATTTTATTTATACAAGTGTAAAAGGAGAAAAGGTTTCACTGAAAAGCCTGCGCGGAAAGTATGTATATATCGATGTATGGGCTACCTGGTGTGGTCCGTGTAAAGCAGAGATCCCGCATCTTACCAAAGTAGAAGAGGATTATCATGGCAGGAATATCAGCTTTGTAAGTTTATCTGTTGACCAGCCGGGCGATAAAAACAAATGGGTTGACTATGTAAACGGGCACCAGCTAAAAGGTATTCAGCTGATGGCAGACAAAGCCTTTGATTCGGAGTTTATTCAAAAGTTCAATATAAATGCCATTCCCCGTTTCATACTAATATCTCCTGAAGGCAAAATTATTTCAGCGGATGCAAAGCGGCCCTCGGACCCACAGTTGAGGACCCAGCTCAATGCATTGCTGTAA